The nucleotide sequence GACCCTTAGGGTGTCCTTCCCTTCCGGGTAGAGGATCTTGGCCTTGCCCTCGTAAAGCTTCTCCATGCCCCTCCTTGTGGCCAAGCGGCCCTTTCCCTCATTCTAAAGCCCAAAGCGGGCGTAGATGGCGTCCACGTGGCGGAGGAAGGCCTTGGGGTCAAAGAGCGCCCTTAGCCTCTCCCCTTTGATGGGGTTTTCCGGGTCGGCCTCCAGGAGCTCCAGGAAGCTTCGCCCCTCCTCCCAACACCTGAGGGCGTTCCGCTGCACCAGGGCGTAGGCCTGGTCCCGGGGCAGGCCCTCGGCGATGAGGGCGTTGAGGACCTGCTGGGAGTAGACGAGGCCCCGGGTGAGGTCCAGGTTCCGCTTCAGGTTTTCCTCAAAGACCTTTAGGCCCTCCAGGATGTTCCTAAGCCGCCTCAGGGCGTAGTGGAGGGCGGTGGTGGCGTCGGGGAGGATGATGCGCTCCACCGAGGAGTGGGAGATGTCCCGCTCGTGCCAGAGGGCGATGTTCTCCAGGGCGGGCCCGAGGTAGCCCCGGAGGAGCCGGGCCATTCCCGTGAGGTTTTCCAGGCCCACGGGGTTTTTCTTGTGGGGCATGGAGGAGCTTCCCGTCTGGCCCTCGCGGAAGGGCTCTTGCGCCTCCAGGACCTCCGTGCGCTGCAGGTGCCTGAGCTCCACCGCCACCCGTTCCACGTTTCCCCCCAGGATGGCCAAGGCGGCCAGGACCTCCGCGTGCCGGTCTCGAGGGACCACCTGGGTGGAGACGGGCTCCACCTTGAGGCCAAGCCGGCGCGCCACGTGGGCCTCCACCTCGGGGGGGACGTGGGCGTAGTTGCCCACGGAGCCGGAGAGCATGGCCACGCCGATGGTTTCCTTGGCCTTTAGGAGCCTTTCCTCGTCCCTTAGGAAGGCGGCGTAGAAGGAGAGGAAGCGGAGGCCGAAGCTGGTGGGCTCGGCGTGAACCCCGTGGGTGCGGGCGATGGCGGGGGTGTGCTTGTAACGGAGGGCGAGGCCCTTTAGCGCCTCCTCCACCCCTTTACGCTCCTCTCGAATGAGGTCCAAGGCCTGCACCAGGAGGGCGTTTTGCGCCGTATCCACGATGT is from Thermus sp. LT1-2-5 and encodes:
- the purB gene encoding adenylosuccinate lyase, whose product is MVPRYQTPEMAALWSEESRYRMWALVEAYALEAWEALGQVPRGLAAQLLKTLAEKPLTEAFARRVAEIEETTRHDLVAFTRALVEWTGDEEVGRYLHLGLTSSDIVDTAQNALLVQALDLIREERKGVEEALKGLALRYKHTPAIARTHGVHAEPTSFGLRFLSFYAAFLRDEERLLKAKETIGVAMLSGSVGNYAHVPPEVEAHVARRLGLKVEPVSTQVVPRDRHAEVLAALAILGGNVERVAVELRHLQRTEVLEAQEPFREGQTGSSSMPHKKNPVGLENLTGMARLLRGYLGPALENIALWHERDISHSSVERIILPDATTALHYALRRLRNILEGLKVFEENLKRNLDLTRGLVYSQQVLNALIAEGLPRDQAYALVQRNALRCWEEGRSFLELLEADPENPIKGERLRALFDPKAFLRHVDAIYARFGL